GGGATGGTGCCCTGCCTCTTCTGCTGCTTCCCCCACTTTCTGGGTAAACGCCAGCGCCTGGCGAAAATTGCGAAACTTATAGCAACGTTGCAGGCGTGGTTCTCCATCTATGTAAATACGTTCCCAATCGGGAATTTGCTGTTTGAGTTCGGCAAACTCTGCTTCCGTTATCGGGGGAGAATTTCCCCGACAGGGTACGCAGTTTTGGGTTTCTAAGTTGCTGGTCATTTTTGCCTCCAAAATCGTTGACTAGGAACCTTCCCAATCCGGGCAGGAAGAATCGGGATAGCCGAATGGATGCATGGCACAAATCAATAGCTGCCTGCCGTGGGTTTTGCCATAGTAGTGGCGGCAGCCGACGCAAGGGGTGGGGCGTTCCAGTTCCCAACGGGGTGGGGCGTTATCCGGGCGGCGAATTTCGTATTGGGTTTGCATTTCGTTGACAATGCCGCCGATGG
This window of the Geitlerinema sp. PCC 9228 genome carries:
- a CDS encoding 4a-hydroxytetrahydrobiopterin dehydratase — its product is MTSNLETQNCVPCRGNSPPITEAEFAELKQQIPDWERIYIDGEPRLQRCYKFRNFRQALAFTQKVGEAAEEAGHHPAILTEWGRVTVTWWTHAIGSLHRNDLIMAARCDRVASELAEGK